In one window of Gemmatimonadota bacterium DNA:
- a CDS encoding DUF1080 domain-containing protein codes for MKRYIWSLAAAALIAACMQGTAAAQDNVLTEAEQEAGWKLLFDGQTLLGWTHRGGNATWAVEDGMLTGEVTGRGPGYIGTYDEFTNFELSVQFNQDAGHNSGVFVRGPRDTGAGVNQYSFYEINIADTHGSGYTTGSIVALAKYEPPPKTEGQWNTMVITADGRDITVTLNGEEAVNIQNASHYSGVVVLQAFGQGKIRFKNVKIRSLD; via the coding sequence ATGAAACGCTACATCTGGAGCCTGGCGGCCGCCGCCCTGATCGCGGCCTGCATGCAGGGCACGGCGGCCGCGCAGGACAATGTGCTGACCGAAGCGGAGCAGGAGGCGGGCTGGAAACTGCTGTTCGACGGCCAGACCCTCCTGGGCTGGACCCACCGCGGCGGCAACGCCACGTGGGCGGTCGAAGACGGCATGCTCACCGGTGAGGTGACGGGCCGGGGACCCGGTTACATCGGCACCTACGACGAGTTCACGAATTTCGAGTTGAGCGTGCAGTTCAACCAGGACGCCGGTCACAACAGCGGTGTCTTCGTGCGCGGACCGCGCGATACCGGGGCGGGAGTGAACCAGTACTCCTTCTACGAGATCAATATCGCGGATACCCACGGCTCGGGCTACACCACCGGCAGCATCGTGGCGCTGGCCAAGTACGAACCGCCGCCGAAGACCGAAGGCCAGTGGAATACCATGGTCATCACCGCCGACGGACGTGACATCACGGTTACGCTGAACGGGGAAGAGGCCGTAAATATCCAGAATGCCTCCCATTACAGCGGCGTCGTCGTGCTGCAGGCCTTCGGCCAGGGCAAAATTCGTTTCAAGAACGTCAAGATTCGTTCATTGGATTAG
- a CDS encoding PQQ-binding-like beta-propeller repeat protein, with amino-acid sequence MRFVAPINLHQRRQRVMSRFSPLFRWTPPVIALAMAITVLASCEPAAQRAPGKIIPVEQPDSEWRMLGRDLAYTRYSPLDQINADNVDRLEVAWRWKQDNFGPRPEYYAQPVPIYVGGMLYSTAGTRRSAMAIEPETGETMWTYRPVEDEERWATAPRRNSGRGVSFWTDGQGDNRVILITRGFYLVALDAQTGIPVAEFGNNGVVDMMEGWRNAENVTPVGNLANTSPATVVGDIILVPPALAAGFRPRSMTNSPGDVVAYDARSGAILWKFKVIPDEGEEGAETWEQNSRSYTGNAGVWTSISADTELGYAYLPVEAPTNDYYGGHRLGDNLYANSLVAVDYTTGEKIWHFQIVHHDIWDYDNPAAPILADVTIDGEPRKIVIQNTKQGYSYVFDRVTGEPIWDMPETDVPASDVPGDRASPTQPIPVKPAPWEHQGISQDDLVDFTPAVRQEAINLMANHRYGPLYQPPSLAEAPDGTIGTIQIPGANGGVNWNMTCLDPVTGVNFIPSNTSISKLALRAPDPEESDMDYFSAGLRAPRVFGQIPLVRPPWGRITAVDMNTGDHVWMAPNGDTPQAIKDLPELAGVDLPRTGKATRIGSLVTSTLLFAGEGFGGDPYLHAYDKATGEVVASIELPAAQSGMPMTYMHNDVQYLIMTVGAGGHPAELIALKLGPEPEAEEGE; translated from the coding sequence ATGCGATTCGTAGCACCAATCAACCTGCATCAACGGAGGCAGCGTGTGATGAGTAGATTTTCCCCCTTGTTTCGATGGACGCCGCCGGTGATCGCGCTGGCCATGGCGATCACGGTATTAGCATCCTGCGAACCCGCGGCACAAAGGGCGCCGGGCAAGATTATCCCGGTGGAGCAGCCTGACAGCGAATGGCGCATGCTGGGCCGCGACCTGGCCTATACGCGGTATTCCCCGCTGGACCAGATCAACGCGGATAACGTGGACCGCCTTGAGGTAGCCTGGCGATGGAAGCAGGACAACTTCGGCCCACGTCCCGAATACTATGCCCAGCCGGTACCCATCTACGTGGGGGGCATGCTTTATTCCACGGCGGGTACGCGGCGCAGCGCCATGGCCATCGAGCCTGAAACCGGCGAGACGATGTGGACCTACCGCCCGGTGGAGGACGAAGAACGCTGGGCGACGGCTCCGCGGCGAAATTCGGGCCGCGGCGTCTCGTTCTGGACCGATGGGCAGGGCGACAACCGGGTCATCCTGATCACCCGGGGCTTCTACCTGGTAGCCCTCGACGCCCAAACAGGCATCCCGGTGGCCGAATTCGGCAATAACGGCGTGGTCGACATGATGGAAGGCTGGCGTAATGCCGAAAACGTCACGCCCGTCGGCAACCTGGCCAACACGTCTCCCGCGACGGTTGTGGGGGACATCATCCTCGTTCCGCCGGCCCTCGCCGCGGGATTCCGGCCCCGATCGATGACCAACTCGCCGGGAGACGTCGTGGCCTACGACGCCCGTTCCGGCGCGATCCTCTGGAAGTTCAAGGTCATTCCGGACGAGGGAGAAGAAGGCGCGGAGACCTGGGAGCAGAATTCGAGATCCTATACCGGTAACGCCGGCGTATGGACCTCCATCTCCGCCGACACCGAACTGGGCTATGCCTATCTGCCCGTAGAGGCGCCGACGAACGACTATTACGGCGGGCATCGCCTGGGTGACAACCTGTACGCGAACAGCCTGGTGGCCGTGGATTACACGACGGGCGAGAAGATCTGGCATTTCCAGATCGTCCATCACGATATCTGGGACTATGACAATCCCGCCGCGCCGATCCTGGCCGACGTGACGATCGACGGCGAGCCGCGCAAGATCGTGATCCAGAACACCAAACAGGGCTATTCCTACGTCTTCGACCGGGTAACCGGCGAACCGATCTGGGACATGCCCGAGACGGACGTCCCCGCGTCGGACGTTCCGGGCGACCGGGCTTCGCCCACGCAGCCGATTCCCGTGAAGCCCGCCCCGTGGGAACACCAGGGCATCAGCCAGGACGACCTGGTGGACTTCACACCGGCGGTGCGCCAGGAGGCAATCAACCTGATGGCCAACCACCGGTACGGACCGCTTTACCAGCCGCCTTCGCTCGCGGAGGCGCCGGACGGTACCATCGGCACGATCCAGATCCCGGGCGCGAACGGCGGGGTCAACTGGAACATGACCTGCCTCGACCCGGTCACCGGCGTCAATTTCATACCCTCCAACACCAGCATATCGAAGCTGGCGTTGCGGGCGCCGGATCCCGAGGAGTCCGACATGGACTACTTCTCGGCCGGTCTGAGAGCGCCGCGGGTCTTCGGCCAGATCCCGCTGGTCAGGCCGCCCTGGGGACGGATCACCGCGGTCGACATGAACACGGGCGATCACGTCTGGATGGCGCCGAACGGCGATACGCCGCAGGCCATCAAGGACTTGCCTGAGCTGGCGGGCGTCGATCTGCCCCGTACCGGCAAGGCCACCCGGATCGGTTCCCTGGTGACGAGCACGCTGCTCTTCGCCGGCGAGGGCTTCGGGGGAGATCCTTATCTTCACGCCTACGACAAGGCGACGGGCGAAGTCGTCGCGTCGATCGAACTGCCGGCGGCCCAGAGCGGCATGCCCATGACCTACATGCACAATGACGTGCAGTACCTCATCATGACGGTTGGCGCCGGTGGCCATCCCGCCGAACTGATCGCATTGAAGCTGGGTCCGGAACCCGAAGCCGAAGAAGGCGAATAA
- a CDS encoding TonB-dependent receptor translates to MKTILPACGALFLHLFLHPLPAHTWPQSTPDTTEVAVDHVLQPIEVTATRYIREILDIPYAVDRVDRDEIQLAEPGLSLEESVRGLPGIIVNNRNNVSQGDRISIRGLGSRASFGVRGVKLVLDGIPLTMADGQSQLNNLDLTSAGQIEVLRGPSSSLYGNAAGGVIQIRTEEASHRPLEVTPRFMTGSHGLRRMQGKAAGTAGSSRFLVNFNTLWFDGFRDHAFARSTGINSIGKRKIDDTWTVTAVANYYNAPYQYNPSSLDKATAESDPASARAFVQRQGASKKVRQVQGGLSLRYETPGTEGEITVFGMGRTLFNPIPGRIIDLDRKAGGIRGVYSREGGIGNGGYRMTAGVDLEMQRDERREYGNGGIPGDLVGSLDDARVFDEISRGDKRLDQEEGVDGIGPFVELEWSPVTDVSVTLGGRYDRFRYEATDRFLNDRTDDSGTRNMAQFSPHLGVAFRPAPLTAVYGNFSTAFQTPTTTELSNQPTQAGGFNPDLEPERIRGFEAGIKGFLPDAGLAYDAALFTFGIRNMLVPFQIDNPETDEVFFRNAGKTRNRGIELKLTWSPLPAVNLALAYTGMKFRFDDFEVEREVDGSASRFQLSDNEVPGVPPHHLFAGFTYTHPDNGAFVELNAQWTAEYFANDFNGPAPGSGKPESDFVNDGYGLVDVRTGITYTGEMVGGVLFAGVNNLFNTRYNGSIVPNAFGDRFFEPAADRTWYVGLGLPIGAGSR, encoded by the coding sequence ATGAAAACGATTCTCCCAGCCTGCGGCGCCCTTTTTCTGCATCTGTTTCTGCATCCGCTCCCCGCCCACACCTGGCCGCAGTCGACTCCGGACACCACCGAAGTTGCCGTAGATCACGTCCTCCAACCCATTGAAGTCACCGCTACCCGCTACATCCGGGAGATCCTCGACATACCCTATGCCGTGGACCGGGTGGACCGGGACGAGATCCAGCTCGCCGAACCCGGGCTGTCCCTGGAGGAGAGCGTCCGTGGACTTCCGGGCATCATCGTAAACAACCGGAACAACGTGTCCCAGGGCGACCGGATCAGCATCCGCGGCCTGGGCAGCCGGGCGTCCTTCGGCGTGCGCGGGGTGAAGCTGGTGCTGGACGGCATACCGCTGACCATGGCCGACGGCCAGTCCCAGCTCAACAATCTCGATCTCACCTCGGCGGGTCAGATTGAAGTACTGCGCGGTCCGAGTTCGTCGCTTTACGGCAACGCGGCAGGCGGCGTCATCCAGATCCGCACCGAAGAGGCCTCGCACCGGCCTCTCGAAGTCACCCCCCGTTTCATGACCGGTTCCCACGGCCTGCGGCGCATGCAGGGCAAGGCGGCCGGCACCGCGGGCAGCAGCCGGTTTCTGGTGAATTTCAATACGCTCTGGTTCGACGGGTTCCGCGACCATGCCTTCGCACGTTCGACTGGCATTAATTCGATCGGGAAACGGAAGATCGACGATACCTGGACCGTCACGGCCGTGGCCAATTACTATAACGCCCCGTACCAGTACAACCCGAGCTCTCTCGACAAGGCCACGGCCGAATCGGACCCCGCCAGCGCGAGGGCCTTCGTCCAGCGCCAGGGCGCGTCCAAGAAAGTCAGACAGGTCCAGGGCGGTCTGTCCCTTCGTTACGAGACACCCGGAACCGAGGGTGAGATCACGGTCTTTGGCATGGGACGCACGCTGTTCAACCCCATACCGGGCCGGATCATCGACCTGGACCGCAAGGCCGGGGGAATCCGGGGCGTGTACAGCCGCGAGGGCGGGATCGGAAACGGTGGATACCGGATGACGGCCGGAGTAGACCTGGAGATGCAGCGCGACGAACGGCGTGAATACGGCAATGGCGGCATTCCGGGAGACCTCGTGGGCTCGCTGGACGACGCCCGCGTCTTCGACGAAATCTCGCGCGGCGACAAACGGCTGGACCAGGAGGAAGGCGTGGATGGAATCGGCCCCTTCGTGGAGCTGGAGTGGTCACCCGTTACCGATGTTTCGGTCACCTTGGGCGGGCGGTACGACCGGTTCCGGTACGAGGCGACGGACCGGTTCCTGAATGACCGGACCGACGATTCGGGAACGCGGAACATGGCGCAGTTCAGTCCCCACCTGGGCGTGGCCTTCCGGCCTGCTCCGCTCACGGCGGTATACGGCAATTTCTCCACCGCCTTCCAGACGCCGACCACCACGGAACTGAGCAACCAGCCCACGCAGGCCGGCGGTTTCAACCCGGATCTCGAGCCCGAACGAATCCGCGGCTTCGAGGCAGGTATCAAGGGATTCCTGCCCGATGCCGGGTTGGCCTATGACGCGGCCCTCTTCACCTTCGGCATACGCAATATGCTCGTGCCTTTCCAGATCGACAATCCGGAGACGGACGAGGTCTTCTTCCGCAATGCGGGCAAAACGCGGAACCGGGGCATCGAACTTAAGCTGACCTGGTCTCCCCTGCCCGCGGTCAACCTGGCGTTGGCCTATACAGGCATGAAATTCAGGTTCGACGACTTCGAAGTCGAGCGGGAGGTCGATGGAAGCGCCTCGCGCTTCCAGTTGTCGGACAACGAAGTGCCCGGCGTGCCGCCCCACCACCTGTTCGCCGGATTCACCTACACCCATCCGGACAATGGCGCGTTCGTGGAGTTGAATGCGCAATGGACGGCGGAGTACTTTGCCAACGACTTCAACGGGCCCGCTCCGGGGAGCGGAAAGCCCGAATCCGACTTCGTCAACGACGGCTACGGCCTCGTTGATGTGCGCACGGGAATCACCTATACTGGAGAAATGGTCGGCGGCGTCCTGTTCGCCGGAGTCAACAACCTGTTCAATACGCGTTATAATGGTTCCATCGTCCCCAACGCCTTCGGGGACCGCTTCTTCGAACCGGCCGCGGACCGGACGTGGTACGTGGGACTCGGCCTTCCCATCGGTGCGGGTTCGAGATGA
- a CDS encoding HAD family phosphatase — MVKAVLTDLDGVVRRWDPGIMHQAESTAGLPPGALPNTAFEPDLLLHATTGQIDDESWRSEVAERLRLRYPTADGREAVRLWSRSPGEIDTDVLDLLLRCRDSASLVLITNATTKLDSDLKRLGIGPAFDHVVNSSSIGLVKPQPGIFNTALELLGIKADEAFFIDDRAENVNAAAELGMGGHHYTTIGRLKRALELHGLPV; from the coding sequence ATGGTCAAGGCGGTGCTGACCGACCTGGACGGCGTAGTCCGCAGGTGGGATCCCGGGATCATGCACCAGGCGGAATCCACCGCGGGGCTCCCGCCTGGTGCCCTACCCAATACGGCATTCGAACCTGATCTGTTGCTCCACGCCACGACGGGGCAGATCGACGATGAAAGCTGGCGGTCGGAGGTGGCTGAACGGCTCCGGCTTCGGTATCCGACTGCGGACGGCCGGGAAGCGGTGCGGTTGTGGTCCCGTTCGCCGGGCGAGATCGATACCGATGTGTTGGATCTGCTGCTGCGATGTCGCGACAGTGCGAGCCTGGTGCTCATCACGAATGCCACGACCAAACTTGACTCCGATCTCAAGCGGCTGGGCATCGGCCCGGCATTCGACCACGTCGTGAATTCCTCGTCGATCGGATTGGTAAAACCGCAACCTGGGATCTTCAACACGGCCCTCGAGCTGCTCGGCATCAAGGCGGACGAGGCGTTCTTTATCGACGACAGGGCCGAAAACGTAAACGCCGCGGCCGAATTGGGCATGGGTGGACATCACTACACGACGATCGGACGCCTGAAACGCGCCCTGGAGCTCCACGGCCTGCCGGTTTGA